A region of the Candidatus Afararchaeum irisae genome:
CAGGTCTTTTCCCGTCACTCCGACTCCGACTCCGACTCCGACTCCGACTCCGACTTCGACACAGAGACCGAGACCGAGACTACACCGATCTGACCCCGACATGTCAGCCGTTTAGAAATGCATCTATGAGCTTTCTCTCCGCAGTACGTAGATGCTGGTGGTAGGTCGACGGAACTATACCCATCGACTCGGCGAGCGTCTCCCCCTCGACACGTCTGGGCCAGTCGAAGAATCCGCCCGTGTATGCCTTCTGGAGAGCCGTGATCTGACGCTGTGTCAGACGGTCTCTGACCTCGCCCCTGAATCCCTGTGCGGTCTGTGAGGCTTCCTCGACGGTTCTGTAGGTCACGAGACTGACGTCTGTCTCCGACTCTGACTCCGACTCTGACTCCGACTCCGACCCTGAGTAGGTCTGTCTCAGGCTGTCGAGGAGACGGCGTGCTTCTCTCTCGTTTCCGACGTCCAACTCCACCTCGACTCCGTCGGGTGAAAGCTTCATCGACCTCAGACGTCCACCGTGTTCGGAGACCTCGCCCACGAGACCGAGTCTGTCGAAACGTATCTGTACGACACTACCTTCGTCGTCCGAGACGAGGACTTCGGCGTCTATGACTCTCTCAGACGACCTCGCGGCTTCGGCGGTCTCCTCCGGGTCGGCTGACGTGCTCACAAGTATAGCAAGGCTTCCACTCTGTGTCACGGCTGCCTCGTGTTTGAGACTCGTGTCTATCCTGTCGGCGACGTCTACGAGAGGAGAGCCGCTGCCCTCTATCCGGAGACCGACTCGCACGACCGAGTCAGTCGACATAGTTCTCTTAGTCAAGACGTCGTTTATCGAAGCGCCGACGCTCCTCCCAACCGACGAAAGAAGCATAGCCTCACGGCTGTCGAGGTCACCGTCCCCCCAGACCCCTACGACACCGTATGTCGTCGACTGGTAGGTCACCGGGACAGTGATACAGAAAGACGACTTCTCAGAGCTATCCTGTCCTTGTCTGTCACTTTCACTCTCAATCTCACCCTCACCCTCATTCGACCCCCCCCAGTATACGACGACGGAGACTGTCGGCTTTGTCGCCCTCGACCACACGTGTCTCGTGTTCTCCGACTACGTCAGCCATGAGGGCGGCTTCGGGGTCTCCCTCCTCGACACCGATGAGCCCCTGACAGTCCTTGTCGGCTTCGATCGCTCCGACCTCACCGACCGCGACCGAGGTCTCCTCGACTGTCACCCCGTCGTCCGCGGGGCTGTACCTTCCGATCCAAGCCTCGTCGTACTCCTCGCTGAGTCTCCCGACTACCGACTCCTCGACCTCCCCGCGGCTCTCGGCACGTACGAGACATCTCGTGATGTCGTTTATGAGGCTGTTCATCCGGTCTATGAGACGGTCGAAAGCCTCACGTTCCTCTTCGAGCTCTTGTCTGAACCTCTCACGCTCGGTGACGTCCATCTGGAAACCGACGTAGTAGGACAGCTCCCCATCCGAGTCGAATATCGGACTCACGTCGACCTGGTTCCAGAAGAGGTCACCGTCCCGGGTGTAGTTACGCAGTGTAACCCGTGTGTCGCGTCCCTCGGAGACACCCCTGCCGAGTTCCTCGACCTTCTCGGTGTCTGTCTCGCTTCCCTGTAGAAACCTGTGGTTGGCACCCACCGCCTCCTCAGCCGAGTACCCTGTTAGTCTCTCGAAGGACTCGTTGAGGTAGATTATGGGGTTGTCGGGGTCGTCGGCGTTCGAGACGGTGATTCCTATAGGAGCCTCGTCGAGGACACGTTCCTTGAGACGTCTCTCGTCCTCGAACGGCAGGTCGGATATTGGCATACGTCTGTCGCTTTCCCGTCCCCGTGTACTCACGTTCCTCTCGATCGCGTCAGCTAAGGCTTCGAGAGCGTCGTCATCGCCTGCTGGCACCAAAGCCGTCGCGTCGGCTTCGACGGCGCGGCGTGCTACCTCTCCCACCTCGTCGTCCCGGACTACTAAGCCTACGGGAATCCCCAAGCCTTCACGTCGTACGGATTCGAGGAGATCGATCCCCCTGAAGCCGTCGTCGGTCTCAGCCGCCACGACACCCCTGACAGAGTCCTCCCTCGCGGATTCGAGAGCCGTGACGAAGTCGGATTCGTGTACGACCTGGAGCCGGTCGAGACTCTCGTCTACCGAGTCGGGACTGACACCGTCTATCTCACCGCCTGCGTAGAGTATCCTTCCTTGATCCGTCATCTTATCTTGACCTGTCTAGTCTTGTTTCTTTCGTGGTTATTTCTCGATTTCTCTCCGTGTGACTGTCGTTTTTGGTCATGGGACGTACCATATCCCCCTCGATCTGTCGATAAGACCTCCAATGACTACGTGGGGAACTGCTATTATGCTCACGAATACCGTCCAGAAAGCCACGAGTCCCGGTAGGATTCTCGCACCGCCGAGGGGCTGTGACGAGACTGACCAGAGGAGACCCGCTAACACCACAGTCGCCACGACGAGTGAGACTACTACAGCCGGTGCGTCAAAGCCGTCCCGTTCCGTCTCGGAGTCGTCGACCGCCCTCATACGGGCGACCTGTCTCGCCGAGTACCACAGGGGGAAGTAGAGACCAACGGCTACCACGACGGGAGTCACTGCGAAGTAGGCGACGAGAAGGAGGATCTCGCCCGCGTCAGATCTGAAAGAGCCACTCTCCGATCCCATGTATCCCAGTATCAGGTACACAGCCGTTATGGCTCCGAAGACGACACCCAGCAAACGGCTCGCGGTCTCGAAGCTTCCGTACCCGAGTCTCGTGAGACCACCGGGCTCGAATATATTCACCATCACGGCGCTCAGACCGTAGAATGCGTCGGGATGGAAAGCCATCGGAACTACCATCACTACACCACCTCTGACCGTCGCAGCTAGCCACCGCTGGATCTCTGTCTGTATGTGGTCGCCGTAGAGAGTCTCTACGACGCTCAGGTCTCCGAAACCTCCCTTAGCCATCGCGACACAGACGCCGAGACCCAGTCCCACGACGGGGTCGAAGAAGAAGACGGCTGTGAAAGCCGTTATGGTGAGCACGTAGGAGGCTATGTATCCCATCTGGAACCTCGTGTCACGTCCGTCGAGGTTATGTAAGTTCTCGTAGCCACCCTGGGGGAGGTTCATCCCAACCATACCTATCAGATAGACGGCTGACTGGAGACGCAGTGAGACGTCTAAGCCCGCGAGACCCATGACGCCGAAGCCGACTGTGAGCCACAGTAAGCCGAGCCTCGACAACGTGAGGTATGAACTCGATGTTCGGCGTCTCCTTAGCCGTCGGAGACCAAAACCCGTCATACTTAGAATAGGCTCCGTCACAGTATTAAAACGAGCCCTAACTGTTGGGGTGTACAACACTACTCTTAAGACCGTGTCATCCATCTTCTCCTAGCGATGCCTGTCAGGGATATACGGTGTCCCGTATGTGGCGTCGAGGTCAGGATGGGACTCCCCAGAGACGCGACGGTAAAAGGGGTATTCGAGTCTGACGACGAGACAGAAGACGACGCCGCAAATAGAGATGGAAGTAGAAAACTAAGACGTCTCTCGTGTTCCAACGACCACGTCTTCGGTGTTCTCTTCGAGGTAGAAGGGAACTGAGACTGATCACGTCTCGGCTGTGTCCGCCGCCGAGGGGGTACGTATCGACGACACGACGTCGTGGCTGTTGACGAGTATGAAACCGAATCCGACCTTAGTTATGAGATCGAGGTAGAGTATTATGATAATCTCAGTGGCGGGCTCTAAGAGACCCGTTCCGTAGGGTCCGACCAGCCAGACAACGGGATAGACCGACCACAGGACTACTGTCAGGTTCCTTAGCTTCTGGAACAGAGACGCGACCCCCCTGCCCCTCGCGGCGTCCGAGAGGGTTCTCATGAGTAGGTAGAGGAGAACCACGTAAGCCACCGATCCCGCGCTGAAGTAGACGTACTTGACCCAGGAGGTCGAGAGCGACGCCGCGACTCCCGATCCTATCATCGCGACGTCTGAGCCTATCAGAGCCGCGTACGTCTTCCTCTTGACGCCCGCGAGGAGACCCAGGTCGAGTATGAGTAGGGGCGTCGTTATCAGCCAGTCGGCGTATCTCGGGAGGTAGACAGTCACTCCGTCGGATTCGAGCGAGCCTATCCCGAGAGCCATCGCGGCGTAGGCGGCGGACGCTATGAAGGCGACCGCGGCTATGACACTGTAGTACTTCCTCGTCTCGTCGTCGCTCCTGACACCTGAGGCTACGAAGACTACCATTCCCGCGAACATACCTACCGCGCCTATCCAGAACCAGGTCGTCGTGTCGGTTATCTCCACCATCTACCTCTCACCTCCCTTTCCGTCTGCTTGTGCTAACTCCGGACCGGTCTCGGATAGTCGTCTCTCACCGTCTCTGGTAGTCACACTGAAGCCCTCAAGTAGTTCGTTGAGATCGTCGGCTCCCTCGGCGAGTCTCTCGGCTCTCTCCGAGACTGACTTGACTGTCTCGGTCTGACTCTCGGCTTCGTCGGTGACGTTCTTCGCCTCGTCGGCTGTGTTCCTGCTGAGCTCGGAGACCTCGTCGGTGACCGACACGACCTCCTGTGTCGAGTTAGCCTGGCTCTCGGTCACGTCACGTATCTCCTGGACTCCCGAGTTGGTCTCCTCGACGTATCCGACTATCTCTTCGAGCGACTCGACTGTGTCCTCGACTGTCTCGACACCCTTGGTTATCCTGTCGCTCGTCTCGTGTATGTCGTCCACTGTGCTCTCGGTCTGATCCTGTACGTCGGATATGACCTCCTCTATCTCGGACGCCGACTTCTTAGTCTCCTCGGCGAGCTCCTTTATCTGGTCGGCGACGACAGCGAAGCCGTCCCCCTCCTCTCCCGCCCTCGCCGCCTCTATGCTCGCGTTGAGAGCGAGTAGGTTGGTCTCCTCGGCTATGTCGGTGATGACATCGACTATCTCCTCTATCTCCTTCATCTGTTCGTCGAGCTTGACTATCTCCTCGACCGTCTTCTCTGTCTCCGACTCGACCTGGTTGATCTCGTCTATGGCTATCTCGGCTGCGTCCCTTCCCTCCTGACCCAGATCAGCCATTCTCTGTGAAGTCCCCGCTAGCTCGTCAGCCGACGACGCGACCTCCTCTATAGTCGCCGACAGGTCGCTCATCTCGGTCGATATGTTCTGTAGCTTGTCGTCCTGTTCGTCGGTGTCGCGTGATATCTCACGTATGTAACTGTTTATCTGTTCACTCGACTCACGTATCTCGTTCGCGCCTCTCTCGACCTCACGTGTCGACTCGGTGACCTCGTCCGAGAATCCCTTTACGTTAGCCACAGTCTCCTCTAAGCCGTCCATCATGCTGTTGAAAGCCTCTCCTATCTCCCTCATCGCGTCGTTACGTGTCTCGGCGTCGACACGTCTCGTGAGGTCTCCGTCTACGGCGTCCCTCATGACGTCCTTGTACCCCTCAGCCTGTTCCGCGAGACGTCTGTTGAGCTCCTCGGCTTCCTCCTGTCTCTCCTCGGCTATCCTCTTCTGTTTCTCCGCCCTCTCCCTTTCGCGCTCCGCCTCGTCTATCTTCTGTCTCAGCGAGTCCCTCATCTCGGAGAACGAGTCATACAGATCTCCCATCTCGTCCTGTCTGTCGGTTTCGAGGTCGACGTCGAGGTCTCCCTGACCCATTCTCGATGACTTCCTCTGGAGAACTTCGAGTGATATAGCCGTGTTACTTCCTATGGTCGATCCTATGAGACCCAGGTTTACGACGTTGAGGAGTATCAGACCCACGACACCCGAAGTAGTGTCTGAGACACCCGCCTCAACCTGTCTGAGGAGGACTACGCCGAAGACTACCGTGGTCACTACGGCTGTGAAGAGAACCGCAGTCAGCTTCGCGGTGTAGCTCTCCCGTAGCCTACTCGGAAGAACAGACCCAGACCCCCGCATCACCTCGTCTCCCCCCTCGAATCCCTTCTCGGCTCGGAACTCTGTCTCGAACCTGTTGCTGTCATCGGCTTATATACGCCACAGATATATATCAAGACACAGCCAAAACAGTTGGGCACGAAATTCGGAAATACGAGGCTGAAACAGAAACAGAAACAGAAAGGTAGTTAGCCGTCTACTCGTCCTCCGACTCGTTTATGTAGTCCTCTATCGACTTGACCGACATCTCCTCGTCCCTCGCTGCCTCTATGGCGTCGGCGGCGGCGTCGGCGGCTCTGACTGTCGTGATGTAGGTGACATCCCTGTCGACTGCGGCGCGTCGTATGTCGGCTCCGTCGTCCCTCGCCGTCTTCTCGTCGGGTGTGTTTATTATGAGATCGATCTCGTCACGTTTCATGAGGTCGACGACGTTGGGAGACGCCTCGTGTACCTTCTCTATGAACTCAGCCTCTATTCCGTTCTGCTTGAGATGTGCCTGTGTTCCCTCGGTAGCCACTAAGTCGAAGCCGAGGTCGTCGAGCTTTCTCGCCACGGGGACTATCTCGTCCTTGTCCTTGTCCCTCACGCTTATGAATATCTTCCCGGTGTCGGGGAGTGCGTTGCCCGCGGCGAGCTCAGCCTTGTAGAATGCACGTCCGAAGTCGTAGTCGACCCCCATGACCTCTCCCGTTGACTTCATCTCGGGTGAGAGTGTCGGCGAGACTCCCGGAAGGCGGTCGAACGGCAGGTCGACCTCCTTGACAGTGACGTGTTCGCCGTAGGGCTCGTCCTCGTAGTCGAAGTCGTCTATCGAGGCTCCCATCATGACCTCGGCGGCGATCTTCGCGATCGGGACTCCGACCGACTTGCTCACGAAGGGGATAGTACGTGACGACCTCGGGTTGGCTTCTAAGACGTAGACCTCGTCGTCCTGTACAGCCATCTGGACGTTGAGAAGACCCTCGACGTCGAGAGCGCGTGCTATCCTGCGGACGTAGTCGCGCGCCTTGTCGAGGACGTCCTCGCCTATGTTCTGTGGCGGTATGACACACGCCGAGTCTCCCGAGTGGACTCCTGCCTCCTCTATGTGCTCCATTATCGCACCTATCAGGACGTCCTCTCCGTCACTCACGGCGTCGACATCGAGCTCCACGGAGTCGGCGAGGAAGTCGTCTATGAGTATGGGATGGTCGGGAGAGACACGGACGGCTTCCTCCATGTACTCTCTGAGTTCGAGTTCGTCCCAGACTATCTCCATCGCACGTCCTCCTAGGACGTACGACGGACGCACGAGGACGGGGTAGCCGATCTCGTCGGCTATTTCGAGAGCCTCCTCCTCGGAGTATCCCGTTCCGCCCTCGGGCTGGGGAACACCTATCTCGTCCATCAGCGAGTTGAAACGGTCACGATCCTCGGCGAGATCCATCGAGTCGGGTGAAGTTCCGACGACCTCCGAGTCGAGACCCTTGCGTTCTATCTCCTCCGACAGAGGCACGGCGAGGTTGACACTCGTCTGTCCTCCGAACTGTGTCATCACCGAGTCGATCCCCTCTGTCTCGACTATGTTGGCGACGTCTTCGAGTGTGAGGGGATCGAAGAATAGCTTGTCGGAGGTGTCGTAGTCTGTCGATACCGTCTCGGGGTTGTTGTTGACTATCTGAGCCTCTATGTCCCTCTCACGGAGTGCCTGTATCGCGTGGACGGTACAGTAGTCGAACTCGACCCCCTGTCCTATACGTATCGGACCCGCTCCGACTATGAGAGCCTTGTCGCCCTCTGTCTCCTTGATCTCGTTCTTCGACTCCCACGACGAGTAGTAGTAGGGCGTCTCAGCCTCGAACTCGGCGGCGCACGTGTCGACCATCTTGTAGGTCGCGTCTCCCTTGAGTTCGTCGACGTCCTCCCTCGTCAGACCGTCCCCGGCGTTCTCGGCGATCTCGTCGTCGGTGAATCCCATCTGCTTCGCCTCCTCTACGGTCTCCTCGGTGAGGTCTTCGCCCTCGTCGGCTATCTCCCTCTCCTTCTCGACTATCTTCTTCGCGCGTGCGACGTACCACTCGTCGAATCCGGTGAGTTCGGCGACCTCCTCGACGTCTATGTCGTGCCTGAATGCCTCTAAGACGGCGAAGTTACGTATGTCTGTGGGTGTTTCGAGGTATCTCCGTACCTCCTCCTCCGACTCGAACTCGGGCTCTACTATGTCGAGCGAACGCAGAGCCTTCTTGTACGACTCCTCGAATGTGCGTCCTATCGACATCACCTCTCCGGTCGACTTCATCGCGCTTCCTATAGTGCGGTCGACCTCGGGGAACTTGTCGAAGGGCCAGCGGGGTATCTTAGTGACGACGTAGTCTATAGTCGGCTCGAAGGCGGCAGGAGTCTCCTTAGTGACGTCGTTCTCTATCTCGTCGAGGTTCTTACCGACCGATATCTTCGCAGTCACACGTGCTATGGGGTATCCCGTCGCCTTCGACGCGAGAGCCGACGACCTTGAGACACGCGGGTTGACCTCGACTATGGTGTAGTCGTCCTTCTCGTCGCTCCACGCGAACTGTATGTTACATCCGCCCACGATTCCGAGTTCGCGTATGACCTTTATAGCGGTCGAGCGCATCCTCTGGTGTGCGTCGTCGCTTATCGTCTGTGACGGAGTGACGACGGTCGACTCACCGGTGTGTATACCCATCGGGTCGATGTTCTCCATGTTACAGATGGTTATACACGTGTCAGTCGAGTCACGTATGACCTCGTACTCGAACTCCTTCCAGCCCTCGACTGACTCGTCGATAGTGACCTCGTTGTTCATCGAGAGCTTGAGACCACGTCTGACCTTCTCCTCTAGCTCCTCGCGCGTATCGACGACTCCGCTTCCGCTTCCTCCGAGAGTGTAGGTCGTACGGACGATAACCGGAAGACCGAACTCGTCTATGACGTCGTCGACCTCGTCGAGGCTCGTCACGGTCATAGAACGCGGCGTCTTCTCGCCTATGTCGTGTATGAAGTCGTAGAACTTCTGTCTGTCCTCGGCGAGATGTATGGTTTCGAGGTCAGTACCGAGGAGCTCGACGTCGTTCTCCTCCAAGACGTCCATCTCGGCGAGCTGTGCGGCGACGTTGAGTCCGGTCTGACCTCCGAGTCCGGCTATCAGACCGTCGGGATCTTCCTTCTCTATTATCTCAGCGACGTACTCGGGTTCGAGAGGTTCGAGGTAGACCTCGTCGGCTATGTCTGGGTCAGTCATTATCGTCGCGGGATTCGAGTTGACGAGGACGACTTCGATCCCCTCCTCCTGTATCGCGCGACATGCCTGTGATCCCGAGTAGTCGAACTCTGCCGCCTGTCCAATCACAATGGGTCCTGAGCCGATCAGAAGGACCTTATCGAGGTCAGTTCGCGTGGGCATACTTAGTCGTGGGAAGTAGAGTATGCCCGCCTAATAGACTCACGGTTTTAGTTTTTGAGAAGAGATCTCGTCGAGACCGGCTTCGAGAGCCTCATCGACCCCCTCGCCTTCCTCTACGCTCATCCACACGTCGACGTCGACGCCGACTTCGACTTCGACTTCGACCGAGTCGACGTCATATAGGTCAGTCTTGTTAGCTACGGTGACGACGGGAACGTCGAAGCCACTACGTATCTCGTCGAGGAGATCGACCTGTGCCCCTAACTCGTATCCACAGTACTCGCTCGGGTCGAGGACGAAGACTACGACGTCGGCGAGCTTTTCGAGGGCTGTGACCGCCTGTCTCTCCATCGAGTTCCTGTCGTCTATCGGACGGTCGAGGAGCCCCGGAGTGTCGACTATCTGGTACCGTATGTAGTCGCGCTCGAAATGTCCTATGCCGACGCCCTTCGTCGTGAAGGGGTACTCGGCTATCTTCGGCTTCGCGTTCGTGACACTTTCGAGGAATGTCGACTTGCCGACGTTGGGATAGCCCGCTAAGACGACAGTTGGATGGTCTTCCACCTCGGGCACGTGTGTCAGAACCGACCTCGCCTCCCCGAGACGGTCGAGGTCGTCGGATATATTCGAGAGTACCGAGTCCATACGTGCGAAGGCACGTTTCCTCGCCTCTATCGCGTCCTCGTAGTCGCCGCCCGACATCTCTCTCTGTGTCTCGTTCGCAATCTCCTTCACCTTCGTCGACGCCCAGTCGACCGCGCCGAGCGACTGCTTTATCTCGTCGAGACCCAGTGCGGCGTCGGCTATCTCGCGGTAGAAGTCGTCTACCCTGTCGAACGACGGAAAGCTCGTGACTATGTACTCTAGGTTGTCGTGGAGTATGTTAGAAGACGTCATCAACATACTCCTCTGTGCGTCTATACCCGAGCTTGATCCCGCCGCCCTCTTCGCCTTAGAGAAGGACTTGTCGAGGAGTTCGTCCTTGTCGGGGACATACGGAATGTCTTCGAACGGAGTCGCCATAGATAAGATACTCTCCGACCGCCTTTCCGTGTTTCGGCTCCTGACCTACTCTATCTCTATACTCTCGCCCGTCTCTACCTCTTTCTTAGGCAGACGGAGTTCGAGTACGCCGTTGTCGTAGGTCGCCTCTGCGTCTTCGGCTTCGACCGCCGCGGGAAGACGTAGGGTTCTACTCAGGCTCTCGTGTCTCCTCTCCTTTCTGTGGTAGTCCTCCTCGTCTATCTCCGACTCCTCTGTCGAGTCAGCCGAGAGTGTCACTGTCTCCTCGTTCGCCTGTACCGAGATCTCGTCCTTCTCGAACCCCGGGAGGTCGGCTCTCACGAGTACCTCGTCCCCGAGGTCGGCTACGTCGACCGAGACACGGCTCACCAGATTCTCAGGACTCGGAATCTCTCCTCTCTCCATCTCTCTCTCAACCTCGCGCGTGACCTCGTCGAGCCTGTCAGCGATCTCTTCGAGCCTCTTGAACGGCTGGAGTTTGCGCCTCATACTCGACTACATACCGAGTCTCGTGTATAAATAGATTGTCCCGTGTCCTGTCGTCGGCTCTGTTGTGTTCTGTTCTATTCTATTCTAATCCCCACGGTTATACGCTCCGAGGACGAAGATACCGGAAAGACATGGTGAACTCGGGATCACGGAGAAAGATCGAGAGAATAGAGGCTGTCGTCCTCATCGCAGGTACTGTCCCAGAGCGCTACCTACCTCGACGACAGCCGCCGACACCACGTCTGGAGCTACACCAAGTACTTCCATCTGCCTCTTCTTATCCAGAACAACACCAAGCGTGTACTCTTCATAGGTGGAGGTGGATTCACGGGTCCGAAGGCGTTCGTCTCGACCTATGACGACATACAGGTCGACGTCGTTGAGATAGATCCCGCTGTGATACGGACGGCGAAGACATACTTCGGCGTGAACGATTCCGACCGTCTAAATATCTATAACCAGCCCGGACGCGAGTACCTATCGGAGACCCAGAAGACATACGACCTGATAGTCGTTGACGCCTACAGGAAGGACAGGGTTCCGTTCCAGATGACGACACGTGAGTTCGCCTCACTCGTCAGGTCGAGGCTCACCCAAGATGGCGTGATGCTCGCTAACGTGATAGCCGCCCCCGAAGGAGAGGCGTCGAGGTTCTACAGGTCGGAGTACAGGACATTCGACACTGTCTTCCCTCAGACCTACGCATTCAGAACCTCGGAGACTGACAGGGTTCAGAATATCGAGATAGTAGCTACGAAGAGATCCGACCGTCTCTCGGAGTCGGAGCTACGTAGTCTGAGCCGAAAAAGAGACGTCGGAGTAAACCTGAGTGAAGAGATAAGGGGGTACATCCACGACGTCGACGCCAACACCTCAGAGACTCCTGTACTCTACGACGAACGTGCCCCAGTGAGCCGTCTCCTCGATCCCGCTATAAGCAAGAAGTACGTCGTCGAACCGTCGTCGGCGTCTTCTTAGACCCTCTCGACGAGAGCCTCTTCCTTGTTCCGTATACGGAAGACCTCTGAGGTCTCTTCGAGGTACTTAGCGTGTTCGAGCTTCTCGTTCTTCTCGGCGTATATAGTAAATAGCCTATCGCCCTTCTCGACTCTTGCTCCGACCTTCTTGTTGAGGTAGACACCCGCTCTCTTGTCCTTCGGTGCGCCCGCACGTCTGCCTATCTGGCTTATGAGGCTGTTGTCGATGTGTTTGACTATCCCTGATCTGTCTGCCCTAACTGCGTGTCTCTGGCTCGCCGGCTTTAGTTCGTCTGTTGTAACGTCGGGGTCGCCGTTCTGAGCCTCGATTATCTCGCGGAACTTACCGAGTGCCTTCCCCGAGTCGAGTATCTCGTGCGCGTCGGCGTCTGTCCCCGAAATCTCGAAGAGTATGTCTGCGATACGTAGACTCTTTATCCTGAGATCCTCGGGTCCTCCTCCTTCGAGAACCCGGAGTAGGTCGCGGGCTTCTAACACGGGTCCTATTCCGCGTCCTATCGGCTGTGAGCCTCCCGTAATCGTACAGTCGAGCTTTATGTTGAGATGCCTTCCGACCCTCTTGAAGTCGTCGGCGAGCTCACGTGCGTCTTCGAGGCTCTCGACCTTTGCCCCCTCGCCGTAGGGTATGTCTATGACGACGTGGTTCGACCCCGAGCTTTCCTTCTTCGAGAGAACCGAGGCTATGACCTGTCCCGGGGGGTCTATCGAGAGAGGATTCTCGACACGTATGATCTT
Encoded here:
- a CDS encoding GTPase; protein product: MATPFEDIPYVPDKDELLDKSFSKAKRAAGSSSGIDAQRSMLMTSSNILHDNLEYIVTSFPSFDRVDDFYREIADAALGLDEIKQSLGAVDWASTKVKEIANETQREMSGGDYEDAIEARKRAFARMDSVLSNISDDLDRLGEARSVLTHVPEVEDHPTVVLAGYPNVGKSTFLESVTNAKPKIAEYPFTTKGVGIGHFERDYIRYQIVDTPGLLDRPIDDRNSMERQAVTALEKLADVVVFVLDPSEYCGYELGAQVDLLDEIRSGFDVPVVTVANKTDLYDVDSVEVEVEVGVDVDVWMSVEEGEGVDEALEAGLDEISSQKLKP
- a CDS encoding Hsp20/alpha crystallin family protein, with translation MRRKLQPFKRLEEIADRLDEVTREVEREMERGEIPSPENLVSRVSVDVADLGDEVLVRADLPGFEKDEISVQANEETVTLSADSTEESEIDEEDYHRKERRHESLSRTLRLPAAVEAEDAEATYDNGVLELRLPKKEVETGESIEIE
- a CDS encoding fused MFS/spermidine synthase, translated to MPLLIQNNTKRVLFIGGGGFTGPKAFVSTYDDIQVDVVEIDPAVIRTAKTYFGVNDSDRLNIYNQPGREYLSETQKTYDLIVVDAYRKDRVPFQMTTREFASLVRSRLTQDGVMLANVIAAPEGEASRFYRSEYRTFDTVFPQTYAFRTSETDRVQNIEIVATKRSDRLSESELRSLSRKRDVGVNLSEEIRGYIHDVDANTSETPVLYDERAPVSRLLDPAISKKYVVEPSSASS
- a CDS encoding AMP phosphorylase encodes the protein MEFEVKEVDLGTRSPTVILNEIDAEELGVHAMDRLQIRQHEGGHQTTGIVEVTSRLVDEGTLGVSRRLSYLSGNETVEVTLSPKPSSVKYIKKKLEDIELDRAEITSVIRDIDENRLNDVELGAYVCGAYTNGMSIEETIHLTEAMTEVGEKIDWDDDVIADKHSIGGVSGNRVTPIIVPVVAAAGVKIPKNSSRAITSPAGTADTVEVLCEVDFGLEEIKEIVEETNGCMVWGGSVNLSPVDDKIIRVENPLSIDPPGQVIASVLSKKESSGSNHVVIDIPYGEGAKVESLEDARELADDFKRVGRHLNIKLDCTITGGSQPIGRGIGPVLEARDLLRVLEGGGPEDLRIKSLRIADILFEISGTDADAHEILDSGKALGKFREIIEAQNGDPDVTTDELKPASQRHAVRADRSGIVKHIDNSLISQIGRRAGAPKDKRAGVYLNKKVGARVEKGDRLFTIYAEKNEKLEHAKYLEETSEVFRIRNKEEALVERV